In one window of Psychrobacter sp. P2G3 DNA:
- the aroQ gene encoding type II 3-dehydroquinate dehydratase — protein MSNSSPSASASKTTVADATGSETDNLQTRKILLINGANLNLLGKREPEIYGHTTLTDIEKHLTIRAAKHGIELICIQSNHEGQLVDAIQHHGLLADAVSQVDAIIINPAAFTHTSVAIRDALLATQKPFIEVHLSNVHAREPFRQHSYLSDVAVGVICGLGHLGYQMALDYWLVNSYHIDLDNDS, from the coding sequence ATGAGCAACTCTTCCCCGTCAGCATCAGCTTCAAAAACAACAGTAGCAGACGCAACTGGTTCAGAAACAGACAATCTACAGACACGCAAAATACTACTCATTAATGGGGCAAACCTCAACTTATTAGGTAAGCGCGAGCCAGAAATTTATGGTCATACAACCCTTACTGATATCGAAAAACATTTAACAATAAGAGCAGCAAAGCATGGCATTGAACTTATTTGTATTCAATCCAATCACGAAGGACAGCTCGTTGATGCTATTCAGCATCATGGTTTGTTAGCTGATGCTGTATCACAAGTGGATGCTATCATCATTAATCCAGCTGCATTTACCCATACGTCAGTCGCTATTCGCGATGCCCTACTAGCCACTCAAAAGCCATTCATAGAGGTGCATCTATCTAATGTTCATGCACGTGAACCTTTTCGGCAACATTCTTACTTAAGTGATGTGGCAGTTGGAGTAATATGTGGTTTAGGCCACTTAGGCTATCAGATGGCACTCGATTATTGGCTGGTTAATTCGTACCACATTGACTTGGACAATGACAGCTAA
- a CDS encoding YebC/PmpR family DNA-binding transcriptional regulator, with translation MAGHSKWANIKHRKARQDAVKGKVFTKIIREIVSAAKQGDPDPDKNPRLRAVIEKALSVNMTRDTINRAVDRGTGGGDTENMDEISYEGYGIGGVAVLVETMTDNVNRTVSEVRHAFTKYDGNLGTSGSVAYLFNKRGEITFNDVSLEDEVMLAALDAGALDIENDGESLLVITEWESFGQVKDALNAAGLVSDNAEVTMSPSTSAEIDNIDDAEKVMKMIDMLEDIDDVQEVYSNVNFSADVMAQLEQ, from the coding sequence ATGGCAGGTCATTCAAAATGGGCAAATATTAAACACCGTAAAGCCCGTCAGGATGCAGTAAAAGGTAAAGTATTTACCAAGATTATTCGTGAAATTGTTTCAGCTGCTAAGCAAGGTGATCCTGACCCTGACAAAAACCCACGTTTACGGGCCGTTATTGAAAAAGCCTTATCAGTCAATATGACCAGAGACACCATCAATCGTGCTGTTGATCGCGGTACTGGTGGCGGTGATACTGAAAACATGGATGAGATCAGCTATGAAGGCTATGGTATCGGTGGCGTCGCAGTACTGGTCGAAACCATGACCGACAATGTTAATCGCACTGTCAGTGAAGTGCGCCATGCCTTTACCAAGTACGATGGCAATCTTGGTACTTCAGGTTCAGTCGCTTACCTTTTTAATAAGCGCGGCGAAATCACTTTTAATGATGTAAGCTTAGAAGATGAAGTGATGCTTGCTGCATTAGATGCAGGCGCACTTGATATTGAAAATGATGGTGAAAGCCTGCTTGTCATCACTGAGTGGGAAAGTTTCGGTCAAGTCAAAGATGCTCTCAATGCTGCAGGTCTGGTATCTGATAATGCTGAAGTGACTATGTCACCATCGACCAGTGCTGAGATTGATAATATCGATGATGCAGAAAAAGTCATGAAGATGATTGATATGCTAGAAGACATAGATGATGTACAAGAGGTTTATAGCAATGTGAACTTCTCTGCTGACGTGATGGCACAACTTGAGCAATAG
- a CDS encoding ion transporter translates to MKQPTAEAITHLRNRIHITIEGTDTRLGKLFDIVLLIAILTSVAIVMLDSVLYMRLQYGTLFFYAEWFFTILFTIEYALRLFSAPNRIRYVFSFFGIVDLLSVLPSYLSLMFVGVQYLLVIRILRILRIFRVLKLKAYMQQAGFLASALRTSQQKITVFFLSLVLLVTIFGSVIYVVEGPENGFTSIPLSIYWAIVTMTTVGYGDISPKTPLGQAIASMVMITGYSIIAVPTGIFTSELARNMRPQLNPITCPNCGKFGHAVGATFCDRCGHALHV, encoded by the coding sequence ATGAAGCAACCAACCGCTGAAGCCATTACTCATTTACGCAATCGCATTCACATTACTATTGAAGGCACAGATACCCGTTTGGGTAAGCTTTTTGATATTGTACTATTGATTGCCATTTTGACCAGTGTGGCTATCGTAATGCTTGATAGTGTTCTATACATGCGTTTGCAATATGGCACACTGTTTTTTTACGCTGAATGGTTTTTTACGATTTTATTTACGATTGAGTACGCTCTAAGGTTATTCTCAGCACCCAATCGTATTCGTTATGTTTTTAGTTTTTTTGGAATAGTGGATTTATTATCCGTATTACCAAGCTATTTAAGTCTAATGTTTGTGGGTGTGCAGTACTTACTCGTGATACGTATTTTACGTATTTTACGTATTTTCCGCGTTCTCAAGCTCAAAGCGTATATGCAACAAGCTGGATTTTTGGCTTCTGCGCTTAGAACCAGTCAGCAAAAGATTACGGTATTTTTCTTATCGCTCGTCTTATTAGTAACGATCTTTGGCTCGGTTATCTATGTTGTGGAAGGTCCAGAAAATGGCTTTACCAGTATTCCATTATCTATCTATTGGGCGATAGTAACCATGACTACAGTGGGATATGGTGATATATCACCAAAAACGCCACTAGGGCAAGCAATTGCATCCATGGTCATGATTACTGGTTACTCTATCATTGCAGTGCCAACAGGGATTTTTACCTCTGAGCTGGCACGTAATATGCGACCACAGCTCAATCCAATCACTTGTCCCAACTGTGGGAAGTTTGGTCACGCAGTTGGTGCGACATTCTGTGATCGCTGTGGCCATGCGCTACATGTTTAA
- a CDS encoding sulfite exporter TauE/SafE family protein, giving the protein MTTALLVAALLMGFFGSPHCLGMCGGLVSAFGLSMKDASPAKRRGLVATYHLGRLLSYSFLGLMAGLIGTTVLEPLMKGNSMPRILLGLVLVLVGVTMLGAPFLTKLERFGMRFWQILGPLRQKVFPLTTFPRALTAGLLWGFLPCGLVYGALLIAVVAHNPLGGAALMFVFGLGTVPMLVATHKTVSWMRDKIGRFRLRQLNGVVMVLSGMAVAFVPIIMTNMHGGHDSGAQMNHGSSSAMTSEAGDSTHHDMSQMDSNMHYMDADSETMNHSQ; this is encoded by the coding sequence ATGACCACAGCATTATTAGTTGCAGCATTACTAATGGGATTTTTTGGTTCACCGCATTGCTTAGGCATGTGTGGCGGACTGGTGAGCGCATTTGGACTATCAATGAAGGATGCTAGTCCTGCCAAGCGCCGTGGTTTGGTTGCTACCTATCATCTTGGACGTTTACTTAGCTATTCTTTTTTAGGTTTGATGGCAGGATTAATTGGCACAACCGTATTAGAGCCATTGATGAAAGGCAATAGTATGCCACGTATTCTATTGGGTTTAGTGCTAGTACTTGTTGGCGTCACAATGTTGGGCGCGCCATTTTTAACCAAGCTTGAGCGCTTTGGTATGCGTTTTTGGCAAATCCTTGGACCACTACGCCAAAAGGTATTTCCACTCACTACCTTTCCACGTGCTTTAACTGCTGGTCTGCTATGGGGGTTTCTACCTTGTGGACTTGTGTATGGCGCCCTACTTATTGCAGTTGTCGCTCATAATCCTTTAGGAGGCGCAGCACTGATGTTTGTCTTTGGTCTAGGTACAGTGCCAATGTTAGTTGCTACTCATAAAACAGTCAGCTGGATGCGTGACAAAATTGGTCGCTTTCGCTTGCGCCAGCTAAATGGTGTAGTGATGGTACTATCGGGAATGGCTGTGGCGTTTGTGCCTATCATAATGACTAATATGCATGGTGGACATGATAGTGGCGCACAAATGAATCATGGTAGCTCTTCTGCTATGACCTCTGAAGCAGGCGACTCTACCCATCATGATATGAGCCAAATGGATTCTAATATGCATTATATGGATGCTGACTCCGAAACCATGAACCATTCTCAATAG
- a CDS encoding AarF/ABC1/UbiB kinase family protein, whose product MAKSSGKRFMKLAGMTASIAGKAAKNSLKHLSSDEEKRLQARSELMQDVGVQIAETLGEMKGAVMKVGQIASQYKDVFPPEVATALEKLQKDAPPMPYVQIRTQVERELEASISELFAEFEEVPFAAASIGQVHKATLPSGQKVVVKVQYLDVDENCDSDLKQVRMALKIAGVLNMSRDLQNQLFDEIRQSLHDELDYTKEAHNLRVFGAFHAEDNGLIIPKVIGSHSSKRILTLTEEMGETLTVAATWDNDVKQKIAERLFHFTAGQLFGLYRMHCDPHPGNFAFRTDGSVVAYDFGGIRSYSDSEVQLFRRFAKHAIKGDVTALEQDLIALGIRRNDDTNIPGEFYQQWLAIGLKPLSIKPHQDGHFDFSSSQVHHEVIAQMRTSLKYFAQFQPSATTMMLDRTVSGQYWNLVNLGVEIDLSLLTNEYIET is encoded by the coding sequence ATGGCTAAATCGTCCGGAAAACGCTTTATGAAACTTGCTGGCATGACTGCAAGTATTGCAGGTAAAGCTGCTAAGAACTCGCTAAAGCACCTCTCTAGTGACGAAGAAAAACGCTTACAGGCACGCTCAGAGTTAATGCAAGATGTAGGCGTTCAAATCGCTGAAACGCTTGGTGAGATGAAGGGCGCTGTCATGAAAGTGGGGCAAATCGCCTCGCAATATAAAGATGTGTTTCCACCAGAGGTTGCAACGGCGCTTGAAAAGCTACAAAAAGATGCGCCACCCATGCCATATGTACAGATACGCACACAGGTAGAACGTGAGCTTGAAGCATCTATTAGTGAGCTGTTTGCAGAATTCGAAGAAGTACCTTTTGCGGCAGCCTCCATTGGTCAAGTACACAAGGCTACTCTGCCCTCTGGCCAAAAGGTCGTAGTTAAGGTGCAATATCTAGATGTTGATGAGAATTGCGACAGTGATCTAAAGCAAGTACGCATGGCCTTAAAGATTGCTGGCGTTCTTAACATGAGTCGTGACCTGCAAAATCAGCTATTTGACGAGATACGTCAAAGCTTACATGATGAGCTTGATTATACTAAAGAGGCCCATAACTTACGGGTATTTGGGGCATTTCATGCTGAGGACAACGGTCTTATCATCCCTAAGGTCATTGGTAGCCACTCTTCTAAACGAATTTTGACTTTGACAGAAGAGATGGGAGAGACGCTAACAGTAGCGGCGACATGGGATAATGATGTTAAGCAAAAAATAGCAGAGCGCCTGTTTCATTTTACAGCAGGCCAGCTATTTGGCTTATACCGGATGCACTGTGATCCTCATCCCGGTAACTTTGCCTTCCGCACTGATGGTAGCGTAGTAGCTTACGACTTTGGCGGTATTCGCAGCTATAGTGATAGTGAGGTGCAATTGTTTCGTAGGTTTGCTAAACATGCTATCAAAGGCGATGTGACGGCACTTGAACAAGATCTGATTGCACTGGGAATACGCCGGAATGATGATACCAATATTCCAGGCGAGTTTTACCAGCAATGGCTCGCTATTGGCTTGAAGCCTTTATCTATTAAGCCTCATCAAGATGGCCATTTTGATTTTTCTAGTAGTCAAGTGCACCACGAAGTTATTGCTCAGATGCGTACGTCTTTAAAATACTTTGCTCAATTTCAGCCTTCCGCAACTACCATGATGCTTGATCGTACCGTATCAGGACAGTACTGGAACTTAGTTAACCTCGGGGTGGAAATTGACTTATCATTGCTAACTAATGAATACATAGAGACCTAA
- the ftsY gene encoding signal recognition particle-docking protein FtsY → MPQDEQENETQGRQKGSWFNRMKSGLSKSRKNLAEGMVSILIGGKEIDDELLEEVEDQLLVADIGVNATNRIIKSLTEQTARGDLIYAHSLYKALQSELVDILTPKVAPLVIDTSKKPFVILVVGVNGVGKTTTIGKLAKRLQGEGKSVMLAAGDTFRAAATEQLQIWGERNSIPVVAQGHGSDSASVIFDAMQSAKAKNIDVLIADTAGRLQNKTHLMAELEKVVRVMRKADPSAPHEGMIVLDAGTGQNAINQVELFNKVVPLTGITITKLDGTAKGGVVFNIAETTDVPIRYIGVGESIDDLRAFSPKQFVAALFDTDES, encoded by the coding sequence ATGCCTCAAGACGAGCAAGAAAATGAAACCCAAGGTCGTCAAAAAGGCAGCTGGTTCAACCGCATGAAGTCAGGGCTGAGTAAGTCACGTAAGAATTTAGCGGAAGGTATGGTCAGTATTCTTATCGGTGGTAAAGAGATCGACGATGAGCTGTTAGAAGAAGTCGAAGATCAACTGTTGGTCGCTGACATTGGTGTAAACGCAACCAACCGCATTATTAAGAGTCTAACCGAGCAGACAGCACGTGGGGACTTAATCTATGCACATTCATTGTATAAAGCGTTGCAAAGTGAGTTGGTCGATATCTTAACGCCAAAAGTTGCGCCACTGGTCATCGACACCAGCAAAAAACCTTTTGTTATTTTAGTTGTAGGCGTTAATGGTGTTGGCAAAACGACGACTATTGGAAAACTTGCCAAACGTCTACAAGGTGAGGGCAAATCGGTCATGTTGGCTGCGGGTGATACGTTCCGTGCGGCCGCGACTGAGCAGCTGCAAATTTGGGGTGAGCGTAATAGTATTCCAGTCGTAGCGCAAGGTCACGGCTCAGACAGCGCCTCTGTTATCTTTGATGCCATGCAGTCTGCTAAGGCTAAAAATATCGATGTGTTAATTGCTGATACTGCTGGTCGCTTGCAGAATAAAACGCATCTAATGGCGGAGCTTGAAAAAGTCGTGCGCGTCATGCGTAAAGCCGATCCAAGCGCGCCGCATGAAGGTATGATTGTTCTGGATGCTGGTACAGGACAAAATGCTATCAATCAAGTTGAGCTATTTAATAAAGTCGTGCCTTTGACGGGTATTACTATTACCAAATTAGATGGTACTGCCAAAGGCGGGGTCGTGTTTAATATTGCTGAAACTACTGATGTGCCTATCCGCTACATTGGTGTTGGCGAGTCCATTGATGATCTACGTGCCTTTAGTCCTAAGCAGTTCGTTGCAGCATTGTTCGATACGGATGAAAGTTAA
- a CDS encoding YdcF family protein, whose amino-acid sequence MAQLDMVSMGSKRSWSHKLSGHYLRSAERMIKLFRIINMTFFLGSTAIILILVSLFTPLFSRTVTYVFEHLPLPTISASAMSSPPTAYVVLGGGLTNDNNNQTILNGYSLNRIRTAAIAYHDFPLPIILSGAEAPWMSQWLIEHGIDEPISENASMNTCENARFTAKRVPLYHVYLVTDSYHMARARRQFALNGINSTPINAPLPVQLDWMEPAQNLSHSRRAVYEIAAYLRDVLRPQSDCRLAEEVSTQQLLTPRGNAVKTFDE is encoded by the coding sequence ATGGCACAGTTGGATATGGTGAGCATGGGGTCTAAGCGTTCATGGTCTCATAAGCTGTCAGGGCATTACCTGCGCTCAGCTGAACGCATGATTAAATTGTTTCGTATTATTAATATGACTTTTTTTCTGGGCTCGACTGCGATTATTTTGATTCTTGTTAGTTTGTTCACACCGCTGTTTTCTCGTACGGTTACTTATGTATTCGAGCATCTACCGCTACCTACGATATCGGCTAGTGCCATGAGTTCGCCGCCTACTGCTTATGTGGTCCTTGGTGGTGGTCTCACTAATGATAATAATAATCAAACTATCCTTAATGGTTATAGTCTCAACCGTATCCGTACTGCCGCTATTGCCTATCATGATTTTCCGCTACCTATTATTTTAAGTGGTGCTGAAGCGCCTTGGATGAGTCAATGGCTCATCGAGCACGGCATTGATGAACCAATTAGCGAAAACGCCAGTATGAATACTTGCGAAAATGCACGGTTTACGGCCAAACGTGTTCCTCTATATCATGTTTACCTTGTCACTGATAGCTATCATATGGCGCGGGCACGCAGGCAATTTGCCCTAAACGGGATTAATAGCACTCCTATCAACGCGCCACTACCCGTTCAACTTGATTGGATGGAGCCTGCACAAAACTTAAGCCATTCAAGACGTGCTGTTTATGAAATAGCCGCTTATTTACGTGATGTTCTGCGCCCGCAATCAGACTGTCGCCTTGCAGAAGAAGTCAGCACTCAGCAGTTATTAACGCCTAGAGGTAATGCAGTCAAAACCTTTGATGAATAA
- a CDS encoding low molecular weight protein-tyrosine-phosphatase, whose protein sequence is MLIKASAPSSVLLVCLGNICRSPTAEEIFRQQAAIAGLSMKIDSAGTSDWHIGHTPDVRSQRHAKSHGYNISKLVARQISADDFRKFDLILAMDGQNLADLQALKDSIEGTSQKPLAKLALFSEEDPTYGGDDVPDPFQGDGEAFENVIERIESSAQAWIESWKAM, encoded by the coding sequence ATGCTGATTAAAGCTTCTGCACCATCATCTGTATTATTGGTTTGTCTAGGCAATATCTGTCGGTCACCAACTGCTGAGGAAATTTTCCGTCAGCAAGCTGCTATTGCAGGGCTTTCAATGAAAATAGACTCAGCAGGTACGAGCGATTGGCATATTGGTCATACCCCTGACGTACGCTCACAGCGCCATGCTAAGAGTCATGGTTACAATATTAGCAAATTAGTGGCACGTCAGATAAGTGCTGACGATTTTCGTAAATTTGATCTAATCCTTGCAATGGACGGTCAGAACCTAGCTGATTTGCAAGCATTAAAAGACAGTATTGAAGGTACGTCGCAAAAACCTCTGGCTAAATTAGCTTTGTTTAGCGAAGAAGATCCTACCTATGGCGGCGATGATGTGCCAGATCCTTTTCAGGGTGATGGAGAAGCTTTTGAAAACGTTATTGAACGTATTGAATCTAGCGCACAAGCATGGATTGAAAGCTGGAAAGCCATGTAA
- the ccoS gene encoding cbb3-type cytochrome oxidase assembly protein CcoS, protein MLSIFLLIPLSLMLFVVAIWAVRYAVKSNQFEDLDNASQRIILDDRQERRQVIQSHEPSDTVQKTDTISTETTVKSVILDEDDITTGSNTDLNNKK, encoded by the coding sequence ATGCTCAGTATATTTTTATTGATTCCATTAAGCTTAATGCTGTTTGTGGTCGCTATATGGGCAGTACGTTATGCCGTAAAATCCAATCAGTTTGAGGATTTAGATAATGCCTCGCAGCGTATTATCTTGGATGATCGACAAGAGCGTCGTCAGGTTATCCAATCGCATGAGCCAAGCGACACTGTTCAAAAAACGGATACAATATCCACTGAAACTACTGTTAAAAGTGTAATTTTGGACGAAGATGACATAACAACTGGTAGCAATACAGATCTTAATAATAAAAAATAG
- a CDS encoding cold-shock protein: MSDREQGIVKWFNDSKGFGFIQRNSGEDIFVHFRAIQGDGYRSLKDGEKVEFNVVEGQKGLQAEEVRKVED, translated from the coding sequence ATGTCAGATCGTGAGCAAGGTATCGTTAAGTGGTTTAATGATTCAAAAGGCTTTGGTTTTATTCAACGTAATAGCGGTGAAGACATTTTTGTCCATTTTCGCGCTATCCAAGGTGATGGTTATCGCTCTTTAAAAGATGGCGAAAAAGTTGAGTTTAACGTAGTGGAAGGCCAAAAAGGTCTACAAGCTGAAGAGGTTAGAAAAGTAGAAGACTGA
- a CDS encoding DEAD/DEAH box helicase — protein sequence MSNFTTFTDLPLSAPTLRAISDLGFTELTPIQAQILPHTLAHQDAIGQAQTGTGKTATFLITIMEALLKRPFGQEEERHLGEPRAVIMAPTRELAQQIFDDCVALTKYTELHSVCIMGGTNYETQQHELERQYVDILVATPGRLIDLMHKGMVYLDRVEVLVLDEADRMLDMGFIPDIKRLVGRMPANTDRQSLLFSATFNQDVMNLAYRWLHEPQFVEIEPEHKTSELVDQHFYLLTEDQKLEALQRIITDSAVEKVIVFANRKDQVKRLYHKLRQAHKIVMLSGDVIQQKREKYLQRFKDGHASILVATDVAGRGIHVDDISHVVNYTLPDQPDDYVHRIGRTGRAGQTGISISFVSEDDAFNLPALEKHLDTKFSLEQWQQ from the coding sequence TTGAGTAATTTTACGACATTTACTGATTTGCCACTTTCAGCGCCAACATTACGAGCAATCAGTGATTTGGGTTTTACCGAGTTAACGCCTATCCAAGCTCAGATATTACCACATACATTAGCGCATCAAGACGCGATTGGACAGGCGCAAACGGGAACAGGCAAGACTGCGACTTTCTTGATTACTATTATGGAAGCTTTACTTAAGCGTCCTTTTGGTCAGGAAGAAGAGCGTCATTTAGGTGAGCCTCGCGCCGTGATAATGGCACCAACACGCGAGCTTGCGCAGCAGATTTTTGATGATTGTGTGGCATTGACCAAATATACCGAGCTACATAGTGTCTGTATTATGGGTGGTACTAATTATGAGACTCAACAGCATGAGCTTGAGCGCCAATATGTAGATATTTTGGTGGCTACACCTGGACGTTTGATTGATCTTATGCATAAAGGTATGGTCTATTTGGATCGTGTAGAAGTACTTGTGTTAGATGAAGCTGACCGTATGCTTGATATGGGTTTTATCCCCGATATTAAACGTTTGGTTGGACGCATGCCAGCTAACACTGATCGTCAAAGCCTGCTGTTTTCAGCTACCTTTAATCAAGATGTTATGAACCTTGCTTATCGCTGGTTACATGAGCCCCAGTTTGTTGAAATTGAGCCTGAACACAAAACTAGTGAGCTAGTAGACCAGCATTTTTATTTACTAACAGAAGATCAAAAGTTAGAAGCGTTGCAGCGTATTATTACTGATAGCGCTGTAGAAAAAGTCATTGTCTTTGCCAATCGTAAGGATCAGGTGAAGCGTCTGTATCACAAGCTTCGTCAAGCGCATAAAATTGTTATGCTATCAGGTGACGTGATTCAGCAGAAGCGTGAAAAATACTTACAGCGTTTTAAAGACGGTCACGCCTCTATATTAGTCGCAACTGACGTAGCTGGGCGCGGTATTCATGTTGACGATATCAGTCATGTGGTTAACTATACCTTGCCGGATCAGCCAGATGACTATGTACATCGTATTGGTCGTACAGGGCGCGCTGGGCAAACAGGTATCAGTATTAGCTTTGTGAGTGAAGATGATGCTTTTAATCTACCTGCATTAGAGAAACACTTAGATACTAAGTTTAGCCTTGAGCAATGGCAACAGTAG
- a CDS encoding S4 domain-containing protein, translated as MSKHNKNHNQPSHSKPDAVRMRLDKWLWAARFYRTRTLAKEAIESGRVHYAGSRVKTSKEIAVGDELSIRQGSATAMTEKTVVVEALTAQRGNATNAQVLYSETEESEERRAYYAEQRKLANLARPDNKPNKKERRDLQRFKHQQD; from the coding sequence ATGAGTAAACACAATAAAAACCATAATCAACCCAGCCACAGTAAACCTGATGCTGTGCGTATGCGGCTCGATAAATGGTTATGGGCAGCGCGATTTTATCGTACTCGCACTCTTGCCAAAGAAGCCATCGAAAGTGGGCGCGTGCATTATGCAGGTAGCCGTGTCAAAACCAGCAAAGAGATTGCAGTCGGAGATGAATTGAGTATCCGACAAGGCTCAGCCACTGCCATGACCGAAAAGACAGTCGTCGTCGAAGCATTAACTGCACAACGTGGCAATGCTACCAACGCTCAAGTGTTGTATTCAGAGACTGAGGAAAGTGAAGAGCGCCGCGCGTACTATGCTGAGCAGCGTAAACTTGCCAACCTTGCTCGACCTGATAACAAGCCTAACAAGAAGGAGCGCCGTGATTTACAACGCTTCAAACATCAGCAAGATTAA
- the murB gene encoding UDP-N-acetylmuramate dehydrogenase, translating into MTTDLHHAPSAQYDCSHDLSHTNTMALACVADTVVTLQDEAQLDSFMTSYVKNTGHNLPLFVLSGGSNVLLPTQLQAIVLRPQMHGITLTDQTQDYVDIEVMAGENWHDLVIHTVNQGWYGLENLALIPGLTGAAPVQNIGAYGVQLEDYLQYVRAYHLPTKTWHSLTATDCEFGYRDSIFKRTPNTWLISRVGFRLHTDETKVLASYGDVQTVAQRYAEQQGRMQPAPADVMHAIIDIRQRKLPDPKQLPNCGSFFQNPIISQNQFISLQSNYSDIVGYPMPDSMVKVAAGWLIEQAGLKGGGIEPIVTHKKQALVLTNHRPYQATQDDVAIAQNHIISCIYEKFAITLAREPVWVNTNGTVGYGEHGV; encoded by the coding sequence ATGACTACAGATTTGCATCATGCTCCTAGTGCCCAATATGATTGTTCGCATGATCTTTCTCATACCAATACAATGGCGCTCGCTTGTGTAGCTGATACAGTAGTGACTTTACAAGATGAGGCGCAGCTAGATAGCTTCATGACAAGTTATGTAAAAAATACTGGGCATAATCTGCCGTTGTTTGTGTTATCTGGTGGTAGTAATGTGCTGTTACCTACGCAGTTGCAAGCTATCGTGCTACGACCGCAAATGCATGGCATTACTCTCACCGATCAGACTCAAGATTATGTTGATATTGAAGTCATGGCAGGCGAAAACTGGCATGACTTGGTTATTCATACGGTCAATCAAGGCTGGTACGGGTTAGAAAACTTGGCTTTGATTCCTGGGCTAACTGGTGCAGCGCCTGTGCAGAACATCGGAGCATATGGCGTTCAGTTAGAAGACTATTTGCAGTATGTGCGCGCTTATCACTTACCGACCAAAACTTGGCACTCTCTTACCGCTACTGACTGTGAGTTTGGCTACCGCGATAGTATCTTTAAGCGTACGCCTAACACTTGGCTAATCAGCCGTGTGGGTTTTCGCTTGCATACTGATGAGACAAAGGTATTAGCTAGTTATGGTGATGTCCAGACAGTGGCGCAACGTTATGCTGAGCAACAAGGACGTATGCAACCAGCTCCTGCGGACGTGATGCATGCTATCATCGATATTCGACAACGAAAACTTCCTGATCCTAAACAGCTCCCTAATTGTGGTAGTTTTTTTCAAAACCCTATTATCAGTCAAAACCAGTTCATATCATTACAGAGTAATTATTCTGATATTGTGGGCTACCCAATGCCAGATTCAATGGTCAAAGTCGCAGCAGGTTGGTTAATAGAGCAAGCAGGTCTAAAAGGCGGCGGTATCGAACCAATCGTAACTCATAAAAAACAAGCATTAGTACTGACTAATCACCGTCCTTACCAAGCCACCCAAGATGATGTGGCAATAGCCCAGAACCATATCATAAGCTGTATTTATGAAAAATTTGCTATCACTTTAGCCCGTGAGCCAGTTTGGGTTAATACTAATGGCACAGTTGGATATGGTGAGCATGGGGTCTAA
- a CDS encoding methylated-DNA--[protein]-cysteine S-methyltransferase produces the protein MIVTTTSFGQHRLILMASANENDIAQLAEVNWLLKGQSWRHSKSFTKLKKHYKLSEDDFIFIDEDELNSKDASQSLLLAAIGQLNEYADGRRDAFDLSLDISLGTEFQQKVWRALQDIAHGETISYATLAQRVGNPKGFRAVANANGKNPFSIVIPCHRVIASDGKLGGYTGGLDKKEYLLALEGVKNKT, from the coding sequence ATGATAGTCACTACAACAAGTTTTGGTCAACATCGACTAATTTTAATGGCAAGCGCTAATGAGAATGATATTGCTCAGCTTGCTGAAGTTAATTGGCTATTAAAAGGCCAGTCATGGCGTCACTCTAAATCATTTACTAAGCTCAAAAAGCACTATAAGCTTAGCGAGGATGATTTTATATTTATAGATGAAGATGAATTAAATAGTAAAGATGCCTCTCAATCTTTACTATTAGCTGCCATCGGCCAGCTTAATGAGTATGCTGATGGTAGACGTGACGCTTTTGATTTGTCATTAGATATATCTTTAGGCACTGAGTTTCAGCAAAAAGTATGGCGAGCATTACAAGATATTGCGCATGGCGAAACGATAAGTTATGCAACGCTTGCTCAGCGTGTTGGTAACCCTAAAGGATTCCGAGCAGTGGCAAACGCTAACGGCAAAAACCCTTTTAGTATCGTTATTCCCTGTCATCGAGTGATTGCCAGCGATGGTAAGCTGGGTGGCTATACTGGCGGGCTGGACAAAAAAGAGTATTTATTAGCGCTTGAAGGTGTAAAGAATAAAACCTAG